A single window of Hirundo rustica isolate bHirRus1 chromosome 16, bHirRus1.pri.v3, whole genome shotgun sequence DNA harbors:
- the CBLN4 gene encoding cerebellin-4 — protein MGWRLLLLALALGGRVVAAQNDTEPIVLEGKCLVVCDSNPAPDAKGSSSSPLGISVRAANSKVAFSAVRSTNHEPSEMSNKTRIIYFDQILVNVGNFFTLESVFVAPRKGIYSFNFHVIKVYQSQTIQVNLMLNGKPVISAFAGDKDVTREAATNGVLLYLDKEDKVYLKLEKGNLVGGWQYSTFSGFLVFPL, from the exons ATGGGctggcggctgctgctgctggccctggcgCTGGGCGGCCGCGTCGTGGCGGCGCAGAACGACACGGAGCCCATCGTGCTGGAGGGCAAGTGCCTGGTGGTCTGCGACTCCAACCCGGCCCCCGACGCCAAGGGCTCGTCCTCCTCGCCGCTGGGCATCTCCGTGCGGGCGGCCAACTCCAAGGTGGCCTTCTCGGCCGTGCGGAGCACCAACCACGAGCCCTCCGAGATGAGCAACAAGACGCGCATCATCTACTTCGACCAG ATCCTTGTAAATGTGGGCAATTTTTTCACGTTGGAGTCTGTCTTTGTAGCACCACGGAAAGGAATTTACAGTTTCAATTTTCACGTAATTAAAGTCTACCAGAGCCAAACAATCCAG GTGAATTTGATGCTGAACGGGAAGCCAGTGATCTCCGCTTTCGCTGGGGACAAGGACGTCACCCGCGAAGCCGCCACCAACGGGGTCCTGTTGTACCTGGACAAGGAGGACAAGGTTTACCtgaagctggagaagggaaatcTGGTGGGTGGATGGCAGTACTCGACGTTCTCTGGCTTCCTGGTCTTCCCCCTGTAA